The following are encoded together in the Gordonia insulae genome:
- the meaB gene encoding methylmalonyl Co-A mutase-associated GTPase MeaB, which translates to MAEERSAREGIDDLLAAARSGSARAAGRLLTHVEGDARDVVLEAIGPAAGEISAIGITGPPGAGKSTTITALVAAYRAAGKRVAVLAVDPTSPYSGGALLGDRIRMTQHIDDRDVLIRSMATRGHLGGLASAVPAAIRLLEALDYDIVLVETVGVGQSEIEVSAVADPTVVILNPGAGDAVQAAKAGLLEVADLLVVNKADREGADQTVRDLRMESSVPVLTLIASRGEGVSALIEAIEGHRRDDDAARRAARLRGQILSLAMSRLRTHPALADLVDAVVQGGMDPYTAAEKLIAPV; encoded by the coding sequence ATGGCTGAGGAACGCTCCGCCAGGGAGGGCATCGACGACCTGCTCGCGGCCGCGCGCAGCGGCTCGGCACGAGCAGCCGGGCGATTGCTCACCCACGTCGAGGGCGACGCGCGGGACGTCGTGCTGGAGGCGATCGGGCCTGCGGCGGGGGAGATCTCGGCGATCGGGATCACCGGTCCACCGGGCGCCGGCAAGTCCACCACGATCACCGCGCTCGTCGCCGCATATCGGGCCGCCGGGAAACGGGTGGCCGTTCTCGCGGTGGATCCGACCTCGCCGTACAGCGGTGGCGCGCTGCTCGGCGATCGTATTCGGATGACGCAACACATCGATGATCGTGATGTGCTGATCCGATCGATGGCGACGCGAGGACACCTCGGTGGACTCGCGTCGGCCGTACCTGCCGCGATCAGGCTGCTCGAGGCCCTGGACTACGACATCGTGCTGGTCGAGACAGTCGGCGTCGGACAGTCGGAGATCGAGGTGTCCGCCGTCGCCGATCCGACGGTCGTCATTCTCAATCCCGGTGCAGGCGATGCGGTTCAGGCGGCCAAGGCCGGACTGCTCGAGGTCGCGGATCTGTTGGTGGTGAACAAGGCCGACCGGGAGGGTGCCGACCAGACGGTGCGTGACCTGCGCATGGAGTCGTCGGTGCCGGTGCTGACTCTCATCGCCTCGCGGGGTGAGGGCGTGAGCGCGCTGATCGAGGCGATCGAGGGACATCGTCGTGACGATGATGCCGCGCGCCGCGCCGCACGGTTGCGCGGTCAGATCCTGTCCCTGGCGATGTCCCGGCTGCGTACCCACCCGGCATTGGCGGACCTCGTCGACGCCGTGGTGCAGGGCGGCATGGACCCCTATACCGCTGCCGAGAAGCTCATCGCGCCTGTCTAG
- a CDS encoding thiolase family protein: MPEAVIVSARRTPIGTAFKGTLRDTDAFDLAEHAVAAVVADLGSAPVDDVILGEGLYGGGVIARHAAITAGLIDVPGLAVNRHCAAGLAAVQTAAGSIRAGMDTLILAGGVNSASTSPKSKFRVGEEWIEPWMSPTHPNQPDAPNKDMSITVGWNSAVAAGISRTEMDEWALRSHRNAIAAIDAGRFDEEVVPIKTVHGLFSVDEHPRRGTSMEKLASLKPLHPEIEGFSITAGNASGANDAAAVLAIASDELGLPALATVRSWASVGVDPARTGLSPVTAIPKALKRAGLSLSDVDLFEINEAFAANCVACVKLLDIDPDRVNVSGSGCSLGHPVAASGARMLTTLVYELRRRGGGIGVASMCAGGGIGSATVVEVHG, translated from the coding sequence ATGCCTGAAGCCGTCATCGTTTCCGCTCGCCGGACGCCGATCGGAACCGCGTTCAAGGGAACGCTGCGTGATACCGATGCGTTCGATCTCGCCGAGCATGCCGTCGCCGCCGTGGTCGCAGACCTCGGCTCTGCGCCGGTCGACGACGTGATCCTGGGTGAAGGACTGTACGGCGGTGGCGTGATCGCCCGCCATGCGGCCATCACGGCCGGCCTGATCGACGTGCCCGGCCTGGCCGTCAATCGGCATTGCGCGGCCGGTCTCGCGGCGGTGCAGACGGCCGCCGGGAGTATTCGGGCCGGGATGGACACCTTGATCCTCGCCGGTGGCGTGAACTCGGCCTCCACCTCGCCCAAGTCGAAGTTCCGGGTCGGCGAGGAGTGGATCGAGCCGTGGATGTCGCCGACACACCCGAATCAGCCGGACGCGCCCAACAAGGACATGTCGATCACGGTGGGTTGGAATTCGGCTGTTGCGGCGGGGATCTCGCGGACCGAGATGGATGAGTGGGCTCTGCGTTCGCATCGCAACGCGATCGCAGCGATCGACGCCGGTCGATTCGACGAGGAGGTGGTGCCGATCAAGACGGTGCACGGACTGTTCTCCGTCGACGAACACCCGCGCCGGGGGACCAGCATGGAGAAGCTGGCGTCGCTCAAGCCGCTGCATCCGGAGATCGAGGGATTCTCGATCACCGCGGGCAACGCGAGCGGGGCCAACGATGCGGCCGCCGTACTCGCGATCGCCAGCGACGAGCTGGGGTTGCCGGCATTGGCCACGGTGCGCTCGTGGGCCTCCGTGGGTGTCGACCCGGCGCGGACCGGACTGTCACCCGTGACGGCGATCCCGAAAGCGCTGAAGCGTGCCGGGCTCTCGCTGTCCGACGTCGACCTGTTCGAGATCAACGAGGCATTCGCGGCCAACTGCGTGGCCTGTGTGAAGCTCCTCGACATCGATCCGGACCGGGTCAACGTCAGCGGCAGCGGGTGTTCGCTGGGTCATCCGGTGGCGGCCAGCGGGGCCCGGATGCTCACGACCCTCGTCTACGAACTGCGCCGGCGGGGTGGCGGTATCGGTGTCGCCTCGATGTGCGCCGGAGGCGGCATCGGGTCGGCCACGGTCGTCGAGGTCCATGGCTGA
- a CDS encoding class I adenylate-forming enzyme family protein — translation MNITMILEMTSEVDDRLVITSGGRSVTAVELAVLARRAAHSFAGCPAVLYEGVNHLAYPVALFGAAYAGIPFVPLNYRLSDTAMASLEGKHPGSTVLRSGDLDSWLAALDDLPDPGPDDLTADLTDPDSVAVVIYTSGTTSEPKAAVLRQRHLLAYVFNTLEFNSAAVDNAALVAVPPYHIAGLTNLMSNLYTGRRIVYATGFDAAQWIDTVRRESVTHAMLVPTMLARVIEALGADGTGLPSLTNLAYGGARTPRPVIEGALRALPGTDFVNAYGLTETASSIAVLAPEDHRQAIESDDPAIRGRLGSVGRPLPGIEVVIRDEFGAALPAGVEGLVFVRGDQISGEYGTRSVLDGDGWFPTRDLGRLDVDGYLYIEGRADDTIIRGGENIAPAEIEDVLIEHPAVAEVAVVGVPDPEWGQRLVAVVVGEGDAEEIRAWVRDRLRSSKTPDSIVFVGDLPRTETGKLLRRNLLNDLANAEQNLELEKNHA, via the coding sequence ATGAACATCACCATGATCCTCGAAATGACGTCAGAAGTCGATGACAGATTGGTCATCACCTCCGGCGGCCGCTCCGTGACCGCGGTGGAGCTCGCGGTTCTGGCCCGGCGAGCAGCGCATTCGTTCGCCGGCTGCCCTGCCGTGCTCTATGAAGGCGTCAACCACCTCGCCTACCCGGTGGCGCTGTTCGGCGCGGCCTACGCGGGTATCCCCTTCGTGCCCCTCAACTATCGGCTCAGCGACACGGCGATGGCGTCGCTCGAGGGCAAGCATCCCGGTTCGACGGTGCTGCGTTCCGGAGACCTCGACAGCTGGTTGGCAGCGCTCGACGATCTGCCGGATCCGGGGCCCGACGACCTCACCGCGGATCTGACCGATCCCGACTCGGTCGCCGTGGTGATCTACACCAGCGGCACGACGTCGGAGCCCAAGGCCGCGGTCCTCCGCCAACGTCACCTGCTCGCGTACGTCTTCAACACCCTCGAGTTCAACTCGGCGGCGGTCGACAACGCCGCGCTCGTGGCGGTGCCGCCCTACCACATCGCTGGGCTGACCAATCTGATGTCCAACCTCTATACCGGCAGGCGGATCGTCTACGCGACGGGATTCGATGCGGCACAGTGGATCGACACGGTCCGCAGGGAATCGGTCACGCATGCGATGCTGGTCCCGACGATGCTCGCCCGGGTCATCGAGGCGTTGGGGGCCGACGGCACGGGCCTCCCGTCGCTCACGAACCTGGCCTATGGTGGCGCGCGGACGCCGCGGCCGGTCATCGAGGGCGCGCTCCGGGCACTGCCGGGCACGGACTTCGTGAATGCCTACGGGTTGACCGAGACGGCATCCTCGATCGCCGTGCTCGCGCCAGAGGATCACCGTCAGGCAATCGAATCCGATGACCCCGCGATCCGGGGTCGGCTCGGATCCGTCGGACGTCCCCTTCCGGGGATCGAGGTCGTCATCCGGGACGAGTTCGGCGCCGCGCTGCCGGCGGGGGTCGAAGGTCTGGTATTCGTCCGCGGAGACCAGATCTCCGGCGAATACGGCACCCGAAGCGTGCTCGACGGTGACGGTTGGTTTCCCACACGCGATCTCGGTCGGCTCGACGTCGACGGCTACCTGTACATCGAGGGCCGCGCCGACGACACCATCATCCGGGGTGGTGAGAACATCGCCCCGGCCGAGATCGAGGACGTGCTGATCGAACATCCCGCGGTGGCGGAGGTGGCCGTTGTCGGTGTTCCTGATCCGGAGTGGGGTCAACGCCTCGTCGCGGTTGTCGTCGGCGAGGGCGATGCGGAGGAGATCAGAGCATGGGTCCGTGATCGCCTCCGGTCCTCCAAGACGCCCGACTCGATAGTCTTCGTCGGCGATCTCCCTCGCACCGAGACCGGAAAACTGTTGCGCCGCAACCTACTGAATGATCTGGCAAACGCTGAGCAGAACCTCGAACTGGAGAAGAACCATGCCTGA
- a CDS encoding SDR family NAD(P)-dependent oxidoreductase, whose amino-acid sequence MDIAGTSAVVVGGAGGLGEATVRRLHGAGAHVVVADLADEKGKELEAELGVRYVRTDATSTDDVNAAIAEAEEKAPLRISVDTHGGPASGGRLVGKDGSPLDLDGFRTTIEVYLTGVFNVMRLSAAAIARQEATDAGRGVIVNTASIAAYEGQIGQLPYSAAKGGVVGMTLVAARDLSPLGIRVVTIAPGTFNTPAYGKHADQLEEYWGKQVPWPKRMGQSPEYAALVEHICQNDYLNGEIIRLDGALRFPPK is encoded by the coding sequence ATGGATATCGCGGGCACTTCAGCAGTGGTGGTGGGCGGCGCCGGCGGCCTGGGCGAGGCCACGGTCCGTCGGCTCCACGGGGCCGGAGCACATGTGGTCGTGGCAGACCTCGCCGATGAGAAGGGCAAGGAGCTCGAGGCCGAGCTCGGGGTGCGGTATGTCCGCACCGACGCGACGTCGACCGACGACGTCAACGCCGCGATCGCCGAGGCGGAGGAGAAGGCGCCCCTGCGGATCTCCGTCGACACCCACGGTGGACCCGCGTCGGGTGGGCGGCTGGTCGGGAAGGACGGCAGCCCTTTGGATCTGGACGGCTTCCGGACCACGATCGAGGTCTACCTGACGGGTGTCTTCAACGTCATGCGGCTGTCGGCCGCAGCGATCGCGCGGCAGGAGGCCACCGATGCGGGCCGCGGCGTCATCGTCAACACCGCGTCGATCGCGGCCTACGAGGGGCAGATCGGACAGCTCCCGTATTCGGCCGCGAAGGGCGGCGTGGTCGGCATGACCCTGGTCGCCGCGCGCGACCTCTCGCCCTTGGGCATCCGGGTCGTCACCATCGCACCGGGAACGTTCAACACCCCTGCGTACGGCAAGCACGCCGACCAGCTCGAGGAGTACTGGGGCAAGCAGGTGCCCTGGCCCAAGCGGATGGGGCAGTCGCCCGAGTACGCCGCGCTGGTGGAGCACATCTGCCAGAACGACTACCTCAACGGCGAGATCATCCGTCTCGACGGCGCACTGCGCTTCCCCCCGAAGTGA
- a CDS encoding SDR family NAD(P)-dependent oxidoreductase has translation MLDGKVAFVAGASRGIGAAVAAALASAGAAVAVAARTESAGRVPGTIHDVAESITAQGGTALPVACDVTDEQSVAAAFDTTVGELGGVDIVIANAGVLWLGPVESTPLRRWQLCLDVNLTGTFLVTRAAIPHLRARGGGSLIAVTTSGVGMIDRGANAYWVSKAAVERLYLGLAHDLRDDHIAVNCLSPSRVVLTEGWQAAGGQDIPPEMVEPPETMGHAAVILAAQDADGITGTVQRSEELLAARL, from the coding sequence ATGCTCGACGGCAAGGTCGCTTTCGTCGCCGGCGCCAGCCGGGGCATCGGGGCGGCCGTCGCCGCGGCACTGGCCTCGGCCGGTGCCGCGGTCGCGGTGGCCGCCCGCACGGAGTCGGCCGGCCGTGTACCCGGCACGATTCATGATGTCGCCGAGTCGATCACCGCGCAGGGCGGCACCGCACTGCCCGTCGCGTGCGACGTCACCGACGAACAGTCGGTGGCCGCCGCCTTCGACACGACGGTCGGTGAGCTCGGCGGAGTCGACATCGTGATCGCGAACGCCGGTGTGCTGTGGCTCGGGCCGGTCGAGTCCACCCCACTCCGACGCTGGCAGCTCTGCCTCGATGTGAATCTGACCGGGACGTTCCTGGTCACCAGGGCCGCGATCCCCCATCTGCGTGCGAGAGGCGGGGGATCCCTGATCGCGGTGACCACGAGCGGCGTGGGCATGATCGATCGTGGCGCCAACGCCTACTGGGTCTCCAAGGCGGCGGTCGAACGGCTCTATCTCGGTCTGGCGCACGACCTTCGCGATGACCACATCGCGGTCAACTGCTTGAGTCCGTCACGGGTTGTGCTCACCGAGGGCTGGCAGGCCGCCGGCGGGCAGGACATCCCGCCCGAGATGGTCGAGCCACCCGAGACCATGGGTCACGCGGCGGTGATCCTGGCCGCGCAGGATGCGGACGGCATCACCGGGACGGTGCAGCGGTCCGAGGAACTACTGGCTGCCCGCCTCTGA
- a CDS encoding enoyl-CoA hydratase/isomerase family protein → MYGMPDEIDVAAEGSLRIITLNRPESLNAVNDALHSGLATLWTRLSEDHEVRAAVLTGRGKAFSAGGDLGYLKELGDDPTLRAKTIRHGRELVLGMARCRVPVIAAVNGPAVGLGCSLVALSDMVYIDPAAYLADPHVQVGLVAADGGPLTWPLHISLLQAKEFALTGTRISAERAVALGLANHVSDDSVSDAIGCAKKMMELPQQAVESTKRMLNIHLERAVLASLDYANSAEDLSFQTDDFRATIARLTAPKN, encoded by the coding sequence ATGTACGGGATGCCCGACGAGATCGACGTCGCCGCGGAAGGTTCGCTACGGATCATCACGCTGAATCGACCGGAGTCGCTCAATGCCGTCAACGACGCCTTGCATTCGGGTCTGGCCACGCTCTGGACGCGGCTGAGTGAGGATCACGAGGTACGCGCCGCGGTCCTCACCGGCCGGGGCAAGGCGTTCTCCGCGGGTGGAGATCTCGGCTATCTCAAAGAGCTCGGCGATGATCCGACCCTGCGGGCCAAGACCATTCGGCACGGTCGCGAGCTGGTTCTGGGCATGGCACGGTGCCGGGTCCCGGTGATCGCCGCCGTCAACGGGCCGGCCGTCGGTCTCGGCTGCAGTCTGGTGGCACTGAGCGACATGGTGTACATCGATCCGGCCGCCTACCTCGCCGACCCGCATGTCCAGGTCGGCCTCGTCGCGGCGGATGGCGGACCATTGACCTGGCCTCTGCACATCAGCCTGTTGCAGGCCAAGGAGTTCGCGCTCACCGGCACACGGATCTCTGCCGAGCGGGCGGTGGCATTGGGGCTGGCCAATCACGTGTCCGACGACTCGGTGTCGGACGCAATCGGGTGTGCGAAGAAGATGATGGAACTGCCGCAGCAGGCGGTGGAGTCCACGAAGAGGATGCTCAACATCCACCTCGAACGTGCCGTGCTCGCGAGCCTCGACTACGCGAACAGCGCCGAAGACCTGTCTTTTCAGACCGACGACTTCCGGGCGACCATCGCGCGGCTCACCGCACCGAAGAACTGA